A single region of the Aminivibrio sp. genome encodes:
- a CDS encoding nucleoside deaminase, producing the protein MEKEKLLYRMLDVIEGDIVPLTARGVAIGCKVFGAAVLRKDDLSLVVAGTNHEAFSPLWHGEVYTIKLFYELQGHPDPSECLFLSTHEPCSMCISALAWAGFRDIYYFFGYEQTQDDFNIPHDLRMLREVFGCVAPTKQNIYYTSRSLMDIAQGVQEPEKAEMRIAKIREIYAGLSAVYQAGEKKMVLK; encoded by the coding sequence GTGGAGAAGGAAAAGCTGTTGTACCGCATGCTTGATGTGATTGAGGGGGATATCGTGCCCCTTACCGCCAGGGGCGTCGCCATCGGCTGCAAGGTCTTCGGTGCGGCGGTGCTCCGGAAGGACGATCTCTCCCTGGTGGTGGCGGGGACGAATCATGAAGCCTTTTCGCCCCTTTGGCACGGCGAGGTCTATACGATCAAGCTGTTCTACGAGCTTCAGGGACATCCTGATCCCTCGGAGTGCCTTTTCCTCTCCACCCACGAACCCTGCTCCATGTGCATCTCCGCTCTCGCGTGGGCGGGCTTCCGGGACATCTACTATTTCTTCGGCTACGAGCAGACCCAGGACGATTTCAACATTCCCCACGACCTGAGAATGCTCCGGGAGGTGTTCGGGTGCGTCGCCCCCACGAAGCAGAATATCTACTACACGAGCCGGTCGCTGATGGACATAGCCCAGGGTGTCCAGGAACCGGAAAAGGCCGAGATGCGTATAGCGAAGATCCGGGAGATCTATGCCGGGCTTTCCGCGGTCTATCAGGCCGGAGAGAAGAAAATGGTCCTGAAGTAG
- a CDS encoding LacI family DNA-binding transcriptional regulator — protein sequence MLQAIWKAVFSARREFAMVRGSNLRDVAQRAGVSVMTVSRFINQSGYVNRETSRRISQAIKELQYRPNQIAKSLQTMKTGNIAVLLGNVSSPMSSLTIKGIENISFQKGYNLLICNTDFSEEKEQKYLDILMQKQIDGMILAPCSNRSEPLQEVLDRGIPLLFLDRRVPGISADYVGFDFENDSFRLTSHLVDAGCRKIAIICRKADIVYESPQLKGYTRALQASSIPVDEKYVQYCHSSPQKGYEAMEEITGRCRPDAVYATSSVLAAGVLRFCRDRKIRIPGDCLVASFDSFGEYDDLIRPNLTCNEVPAFALGVSGAELLTDRISGGAAGMGPRHVVFPGKLLLRESTCRG from the coding sequence ATGTTGCAGGCGATATGGAAGGCAGTCTTTTCAGCGAGGAGGGAATTTGCGATGGTGAGAGGATCCAATCTACGGGACGTGGCACAAAGAGCAGGGGTTTCGGTTATGACGGTATCCAGGTTTATCAATCAATCCGGATACGTGAACAGGGAAACCTCCAGACGTATTTCCCAGGCCATCAAGGAACTGCAGTACCGTCCGAACCAGATCGCAAAAAGCCTCCAGACGATGAAAACAGGCAACATCGCCGTTTTGCTGGGCAATGTTTCCAGCCCCATGTCCAGCCTGACGATCAAAGGCATCGAAAATATAAGTTTTCAGAAGGGGTACAACCTCCTTATCTGCAACACAGATTTCTCAGAAGAAAAGGAACAGAAATATCTCGATATTTTGATGCAGAAGCAGATTGACGGCATGATTCTCGCTCCCTGTTCAAACAGGAGTGAACCGTTGCAGGAAGTCCTGGACAGGGGAATCCCCCTTTTGTTTCTTGACCGGCGTGTTCCGGGCATTTCGGCCGATTACGTGGGCTTTGATTTTGAGAATGACAGTTTCAGACTGACGAGCCATCTGGTCGATGCGGGATGCAGAAAGATTGCCATTATCTGCCGGAAGGCGGACATAGTGTACGAGAGCCCGCAGTTGAAGGGATATACCCGGGCTCTTCAAGCCTCTTCGATTCCCGTCGATGAAAAGTATGTCCAGTACTGTCATTCTTCGCCCCAGAAAGGCTATGAAGCCATGGAAGAGATCACCGGAAGGTGCAGACCTGATGCCGTATATGCTACCTCGAGCGTTTTGGCGGCCGGAGTTCTGCGGTTCTGCCGGGACAGGAAGATCCGGATTCCCGGTGATTGTCTTGTCGCCTCCTTCGACTCCTTTGGGGAATATGATGACCTTATACGGCCCAATCTCACCTGCAACGAAGTGCCTGCCTTTGCTCTCGGGGTCAGCGGGGCCGAGCTTCTGACGGACCGTATTTCAGGCGGGGCTGCAGGCATGGGACCAAGGCACGTTGTGTTTCCCGGAAAACTTCTGCTGAGAGAGTCAACCTGCCGCGGATGA